Proteins encoded within one genomic window of Candidatus Zixiibacteriota bacterium:
- a CDS encoding mechanosensitive ion channel: MRRELIDWMIKEGFSESIATPLSWVILILAVIIVSWLANWLARKILVVGIQYFVRRSKTKWDDFLLERKFFARLSHLAPALVIYAAAGLFGSWQSFIERMSMVYMIMAGLGVFFGFLNALEDIYQTYDVSRQRPIKGYVQLTKIIIAVFITIVAIAIAMNRSPWLLVSGLGAMTAVLILVFKDSILGLVASVQISANDMVRIGDWIEMPKFGADGDVIDITLHTVKIRNWDKTITTIPAYAMISDSFKNWRGMSESGGRRIARSVRIDMSSIKFLDEKTIERFRHYQLITKYIDDKLIDIDKFNQETGADTTELINGRRLTNVGTFRAYIWSYLHKHPKIHKDMTFLVRQLEPTDSGLPIQIYVFSNDQDWINYEGIQADIFDHILAVLPLFDLQVFQKPSGYDVRSLAGTITKQ; encoded by the coding sequence ATGCGCAGAGAATTAATTGACTGGATGATAAAAGAGGGTTTTTCGGAATCGATAGCAACACCTCTTAGCTGGGTGATCCTGATCCTGGCGGTAATAATCGTTTCCTGGCTGGCCAATTGGCTGGCCCGAAAAATTCTGGTTGTCGGAATTCAGTATTTCGTTCGCCGAAGTAAAACCAAATGGGATGATTTCCTGCTGGAGCGGAAATTCTTTGCCCGCCTGTCACATCTGGCCCCGGCGCTGGTAATCTATGCCGCCGCCGGTCTTTTCGGCTCCTGGCAGTCTTTTATCGAACGCATGTCGATGGTCTACATGATTATGGCCGGCCTCGGGGTGTTTTTTGGCTTCCTGAATGCCCTGGAAGATATTTACCAGACATACGATGTCTCCCGGCAACGACCGATCAAAGGCTACGTTCAACTGACCAAGATCATCATCGCGGTTTTCATCACTATCGTAGCCATAGCCATCGCTATGAACCGTTCTCCCTGGCTGCTGGTCAGCGGCCTTGGGGCCATGACGGCCGTACTGATATTGGTTTTCAAGGACTCCATCCTGGGGCTGGTCGCTTCGGTGCAGATATCGGCCAATGACATGGTTCGGATCGGCGACTGGATCGAAATGCCCAAATTCGGCGCCGACGGTGACGTGATCGACATCACCCTCCATACCGTCAAAATCCGCAACTGGGACAAAACCATCACCACGATCCCGGCCTATGCTATGATTTCCGATTCATTCAAGAACTGGCGCGGCATGAGCGAATCGGGCGGGCGGCGGATTGCCCGTTCGGTTCGAATCGATATGAGCAGCATCAAGTTTCTGGATGAAAAAACAATTGAACGTTTCCGCCATTATCAACTGATCACCAAATACATTGACGACAAACTAATCGACATCGACAAATTCAATCAGGAAACCGGCGCCGATACGACTGAACTGATAAACGGTCGGCGATTGACCAATGTCGGCACATTCCGCGCCTACATCTGGTCATATCTCCATAAGCATCCCAAGATACATAAGGATATGACCTTTCTGGTGCGCCAGCTTGAGCCAACCGACAGCGGACTACCGATCCAGATATACGTTTTCTCGAACGATCAGGACTGGATCAACTACGAGGGCATTCAGGCTGATATTTTTGATCATATCCTGGCGGTGTTGCCGTTGTTCGATCTCCAGGTATTCCAGAAGCCTTCGGGGTATGATGTACGGAGTCTGGCCGGGACAATTACGAAACAATAA
- a CDS encoding ABC transporter permease subunit: MLATLIQKELKAIILSPKFPATFAVCSLLILLSTFMGIMEYRNDMAQYETARELTQQELRSTTSWGHIKTKVYRIPEVMQIFVSGVNYDIGRWSAIDDDQGVELRHSAYSDDPVFAVFRFVDFAFVVQFVLTLFALLFTFNAVNGEREDGTLKLILSNSVPRAQYLLAKGIGAWLGLVVPIGIPILLSLLMLPLFGIPTDADTWLKIASLMGISLILFSFFIVLGVLVSTITRRSNISFLMSLVVWILAVMIIPRGGVMAAGTIIRVPREAEIKAQQDAFERQNWHDYYNSSANLWTLDKPDDGGELTDEELWALIARQDSARAEIEAEINQHEVRLREELRRRKRAQERLAFVLSRFSPVSAYQLAAMTLAETDIETKARYEDAMSDFRSAFVSYGKKKAAETGDIGGVQIALSIDDDGNQNMQISSDRNTGELDLEGIPEFQRPSTDNAAIIGEIAVDGGIIGFLTIMAFAGAFVAFLKYDVR, encoded by the coding sequence ATGCTGGCAACGTTAATACAAAAAGAATTAAAGGCAATAATCCTCTCCCCCAAATTTCCGGCCACGTTCGCTGTTTGTTCGTTGCTGATCCTGTTGAGCACCTTCATGGGCATTATGGAATATCGCAACGATATGGCCCAATACGAAACCGCCCGGGAATTGACCCAGCAGGAATTACGCTCGACTACTTCCTGGGGTCATATCAAGACCAAGGTCTATCGCATCCCGGAAGTGATGCAGATATTCGTATCGGGAGTGAATTACGATATCGGTCGTTGGTCGGCCATCGACGACGATCAGGGAGTAGAACTGCGCCACAGCGCCTACAGCGATGATCCCGTCTTTGCTGTTTTTCGTTTTGTCGATTTCGCTTTCGTGGTACAGTTCGTGCTCACTTTATTCGCTTTATTGTTTACCTTCAACGCCGTCAACGGTGAGCGCGAGGACGGGACGTTGAAACTCATCCTCTCCAACTCGGTACCACGAGCACAATATCTCCTGGCTAAAGGAATCGGCGCCTGGTTGGGTTTGGTCGTACCGATCGGTATCCCGATTCTGCTGAGCCTGCTTATGCTGCCGTTGTTCGGAATCCCCACCGACGCCGACACATGGTTGAAAATAGCATCATTAATGGGGATATCGTTGATCCTGTTCAGTTTTTTCATCGTATTGGGAGTACTGGTATCAACCATCACGAGACGCAGCAACATCTCATTCCTGATGTCGTTGGTCGTCTGGATATTAGCGGTGATGATCATCCCACGCGGCGGCGTGATGGCCGCCGGTACGATTATTCGAGTGCCTCGTGAGGCGGAGATCAAGGCTCAACAAGATGCTTTTGAACGACAAAACTGGCATGATTATTATAATAGCTCAGCCAATCTCTGGACGCTCGACAAACCGGATGACGGCGGAGAATTGACCGATGAAGAACTCTGGGCGTTAATAGCCCGACAGGACTCGGCCAGAGCCGAGATCGAAGCTGAGATCAATCAACATGAAGTGCGCCTCCGCGAGGAGCTGCGCCGGCGCAAACGGGCTCAGGAAAGACTGGCTTTCGTGTTATCCAGGTTTTCACCCGTATCTGCTTATCAACTCGCAGCCATGACGCTGGCGGAAACCGATATCGAGACTAAAGCCCGATATGAGGACGCCATGAGTGATTTCCGGTCAGCGTTTGTCTCATACGGTAAGAAAAAAGCCGCGGAAACAGGCGACATCGGAGGGGTTCAAATAGCACTTTCGATTGATGATGATGGAAACCAGAATATGCAGATCAGTTCCGATCGAAATACGGGTGAACTGGATCTTGAGGGTATCCCGGAGTTCCAACGGCCGTCAACGGACAACGCCGCCATAATAGGCGAAATAGCCGTGGACGGCGGGATAATCGGTTTCCTCACGATTATGGCGTTCGCCGGAGCTTTCGTAGCGTTTCTGAAATATGATGTAAGATAA
- a CDS encoding ABC transporter permease subunit, which produces MLKVIINKEIRDLLGSTKFAIIFGVCALLIIATFYVAGTRYKINQSYHEASVTENLRRYEGVTDWFDVQDSRVILPPSPLACLVTGVSNDIGRSILVSGIGELTAEGSRYNEDPLFAIFRFLDLEYVFGVILSLLAILLCYNSISGEKEQGTLRLTFAQPISRSTYILGKILGSFIALSASILVAIAVGCLVFIIMGIPMTDDQWLRLILIIIVGLLYFGAFMSLSVFLSALTSRSANSLLLLLVVWICAVLIVPRVSVLAAGRTVEVPSVDAIANEKATFRAQTRQEFIDAMTHFNPDKYEESADKALMTFMDSLQKERENRVSEFAGRLNENRRNRQQVQHRLALALARISPTASMSLSMSQLAGTDVDMSRDFMEQALTYQKKFASFCEAKTGVVASGFRVIRQVEGEELPEEKPLDVSEIPVFEHHEMATAAVVDAAIPDIGLLVIYNLLFFVGAFVAFLKYDLR; this is translated from the coding sequence ATGCTAAAGGTAATTATCAACAAGGAAATTCGCGACCTGCTCGGCTCGACTAAATTCGCCATAATTTTCGGTGTCTGTGCTCTCCTGATCATAGCGACATTCTATGTGGCGGGAACCCGGTACAAAATCAATCAGAGTTATCACGAGGCTTCCGTCACCGAGAATCTCCGTCGCTATGAAGGAGTAACGGACTGGTTCGACGTACAGGATTCACGCGTTATTCTGCCTCCCTCACCGTTGGCATGTCTCGTGACCGGCGTCTCCAACGACATCGGTCGCAGTATTCTGGTCAGCGGGATCGGCGAACTGACCGCTGAAGGCAGCCGATACAACGAAGACCCGCTTTTTGCCATTTTCCGCTTTCTCGATCTGGAATATGTATTCGGTGTGATTCTTTCCCTGCTCGCCATCCTGCTCTGCTATAACTCGATCAGCGGCGAAAAAGAACAAGGCACGTTGCGGCTGACTTTCGCCCAGCCGATTTCTAGATCGACTTACATCCTGGGCAAAATACTCGGATCGTTTATCGCCTTATCAGCCTCCATCCTGGTAGCAATTGCCGTCGGTTGTCTGGTGTTCATCATAATGGGGATCCCGATGACCGACGACCAGTGGCTCCGCCTGATACTGATCATCATCGTGGGGCTGCTTTACTTCGGGGCCTTCATGAGTCTTTCGGTGTTTCTTTCCGCGTTAACCTCTCGTTCGGCTAACTCGCTGTTGCTTTTACTCGTGGTCTGGATTTGCGCGGTATTAATCGTTCCTCGCGTATCGGTCCTGGCCGCCGGGAGGACGGTTGAAGTTCCTTCCGTAGATGCCATCGCCAACGAAAAGGCAACCTTCCGTGCCCAGACACGCCAGGAATTCATCGATGCCATGACCCATTTCAATCCCGACAAATACGAAGAGAGTGCCGACAAGGCCCTTATGACATTCATGGACTCATTACAAAAAGAACGTGAGAACCGAGTCTCCGAGTTCGCGGGAAGACTGAACGAGAACCGCAGAAATCGGCAGCAGGTCCAGCATCGACTGGCTCTGGCTCTGGCTCGCATTTCTCCAACGGCATCTATGAGCTTGTCGATGTCCCAACTGGCCGGCACCGATGTCGATATGAGCCGTGATTTCATGGAACAAGCACTGACATATCAGAAGAAATTCGCCTCTTTTTGCGAGGCGAAGACCGGTGTGGTAGCATCCGGATTTCGCGTGATCCGCCAGGTCGAAGGTGAGGAACTCCCCGAAGAGAAACCGTTGGACGTGAGTGAAATCCCGGTCTTCGAACATCATGAGATGGCTACCGCCGCCGTAGTCGACGCGGCAATTCCCGATATCGGTCTCCTGGTTATATACAATCTGCTATTTTTTGTCGGGGCGTTCGTAGCTTTCCTGAAATACGATCTCAGATAG
- a CDS encoding ABC transporter ATP-binding protein — MENLQSGPNLKPPDRPALEAVNLTKRYEDGLLALDHINFVVNPGEIFAVLGGNGAGKTTMINLFLNFLEPTEGEARICGIVSHKEPLLAKEKVAFVSENVNLYPNFTAIQNLDFFARLGGRTNCTREDYRDVLRRVGLVDDVHNKRLRTFSKGMRQKCGIAIAILKNATAVLLDEPTSGLDPKAGFDFLELLRSLRKEGKAILMSTHDIFRAREIADKVAIMDRGRIIMKKTAQELHGTDLEQLYMQYMAGHNGERPN, encoded by the coding sequence ATGGAAAACCTTCAATCGGGACCTAACCTCAAACCTCCGGATCGCCCGGCCCTGGAGGCCGTTAATCTGACAAAGCGATACGAGGACGGCCTGCTCGCTCTCGACCATATCAATTTCGTCGTCAATCCCGGCGAGATATTCGCCGTCCTGGGAGGAAACGGCGCCGGTAAAACCACTATGATAAATCTTTTCCTGAATTTCCTGGAACCGACCGAAGGCGAAGCACGCATCTGCGGTATTGTATCGCACAAGGAACCTTTGCTCGCCAAGGAAAAGGTGGCGTTCGTATCGGAAAACGTCAACCTCTACCCCAATTTCACGGCCATTCAGAACCTTGATTTCTTCGCCCGTCTCGGGGGACGAACCAACTGCACTCGCGAGGATTATCGTGATGTGCTGCGCCGGGTAGGCCTCGTCGACGATGTACATAACAAGCGGTTGAGAACTTTTTCCAAGGGCATGCGCCAAAAATGCGGTATCGCCATTGCCATTCTTAAAAATGCCACAGCCGTACTGCTGGATGAACCCACCTCGGGACTCGACCCCAAAGCAGGATTCGATTTTCTCGAACTACTTCGTTCGTTGCGCAAGGAAGGCAAGGCCATTTTAATGTCGACCCACGACATCTTCCGGGCACGCGAGATCGCCGATAAAGTCGCAATCATGGATCGCGGTCGCATTATCATGAAGAAAACGGCTCAGGAACTCCACGGAACCGACCTGGAGCAGCTTTACATGCAGTACATGGCGGGTCACAACGGCGAACGGCCGAATTAG
- a CDS encoding protein kinase: protein MMFEPGTQFARFKIISKLGEGGMGAVYLAEDQKLNRKVALKVVQSEFFDDPDRMARFTREAKTAAQISHPNVMAIHDLDKATDEASGKEINFIVMEYVEGTSLTEYLRTNNPALKDILRVSEKIAGGLAAAHKLGIVHRDIKTDNIMIDTDGEPRILDFGLAKAIDIGLGNDDVDSTNTTSQELTQEGKILGTVNYMSPEQARGEAVDSRSDIFAFGTMLYRMVTGVFPFEAKDRVSVLAKILEGRHQPIRQIVPSLPSELERIIDKCLQKDPRDRYQDTRDLVVDLRTLRRQYESGISDSISALQDKPTISRTFVFSGKKLLAVAALIVILISFAVWEFGGSSSQSGSSGLQAKENSVAVLGFENKTGDKELDWLEAGLPEILLTDLAQSGKVNLVGRNRIMDCLGDACGPDKNPSHQDWVKAARSLGATKILSGSFYKMGEQIRIDARLESIDDGTVIMGEKVVGSNPFDLVDSLTQKIATSLDVQDVFADNRSVSDLTSSNPKAYKEYILGMEKFNLFMQEEAVEHFEKAIELDSTFALPYMRIGMGWALQGRTQQGLPYLMKAKQYEAKLPTKDRNLLDAYYDLWVEGDYEQGMIKIKTFVDNYPDDKEARSFYAILLSVMTKDDEAALAQLDTVLMIDPRYPVAFTWYAQIYSRQEKYEEALKYILLKKKYFPESVEPMSSASRLYRMMGRYEESLKESRELLAKHPDEYSALSNMISVFLIEKQLDSAAYYNDMLYEIHGSDPYTAVGYYRIAANLEYWKGHFIKGLDTLKRGLDIILSSGDSSQIASWYQTLATNYEDLEMPDSAFKYLMEGYPWADRFSGIDYPIVLVRLSTANDSIAAPMLEKQINQFKVRVPQELWPLADLVEMGYRAVKNQDWDSVVVMMRKMDEEFNNAGTGTYIREGQLLVILNRFEEATVPLISVTETSEATSSGLYWVKARYWLGRAYEGLGQNDEAVAAYRDVIKYWDKADIQLEELKDSRQRLKKLAAS, encoded by the coding sequence ATGATGTTTGAACCAGGAACACAATTCGCACGATTCAAGATCATCAGCAAGCTCGGTGAAGGCGGCATGGGCGCAGTTTATCTGGCCGAAGACCAGAAACTCAATCGCAAGGTAGCGCTCAAGGTAGTCCAGTCGGAGTTTTTCGATGATCCTGACCGCATGGCCCGGTTTACCCGTGAGGCGAAAACCGCCGCGCAGATATCGCATCCCAACGTCATGGCGATTCATGATCTGGACAAGGCGACCGACGAGGCTTCGGGGAAGGAAATCAATTTCATCGTTATGGAGTACGTGGAGGGGACATCGCTGACCGAATATCTCCGGACCAACAATCCGGCTCTCAAGGATATTTTGCGCGTCTCCGAAAAAATAGCCGGAGGTCTGGCCGCGGCTCACAAGCTGGGTATCGTACACCGCGATATCAAGACCGACAACATCATGATCGACACCGACGGCGAACCTCGCATCCTCGATTTCGGCCTCGCCAAAGCGATTGATATCGGTCTCGGCAACGATGATGTAGATTCTACCAATACGACTTCTCAGGAGTTGACCCAGGAAGGTAAAATCCTCGGTACGGTCAACTACATGTCGCCGGAGCAGGCTCGCGGTGAGGCGGTGGACTCACGGTCCGATATTTTCGCTTTCGGAACGATGCTGTATCGCATGGTAACGGGAGTATTCCCGTTCGAGGCGAAGGACCGTGTCTCGGTTCTGGCCAAGATTCTTGAGGGAAGACACCAGCCCATTCGGCAGATCGTGCCGTCGTTGCCGTCGGAACTCGAACGTATCATTGACAAATGTTTGCAAAAAGACCCGCGCGACCGCTATCAGGACACCCGCGACCTGGTGGTCGATCTGCGCACCCTGCGTCGCCAGTATGAGAGTGGTATCTCCGATTCGATTTCCGCATTGCAGGACAAACCGACCATATCCAGGACCTTCGTTTTTAGCGGCAAGAAGTTGCTGGCCGTTGCCGCTTTAATCGTCATCCTGATATCCTTCGCAGTCTGGGAGTTCGGCGGCTCATCTTCGCAATCAGGGTCGAGCGGACTTCAAGCCAAAGAAAACTCCGTTGCCGTTCTTGGTTTTGAAAACAAGACCGGCGACAAAGAACTGGACTGGCTCGAAGCCGGTTTGCCGGAGATTCTGTTGACCGATCTGGCGCAGTCCGGTAAGGTGAACCTCGTCGGTCGCAATCGCATCATGGATTGTTTGGGTGATGCCTGTGGTCCGGATAAAAATCCGTCGCATCAGGATTGGGTCAAAGCCGCCCGGTCGTTGGGAGCGACCAAGATTCTCTCGGGATCGTTCTACAAGATGGGCGAGCAGATTCGGATCGATGCCAGACTCGAATCGATTGACGACGGAACCGTGATCATGGGTGAGAAAGTGGTCGGCAGCAATCCGTTCGATTTGGTTGACAGTCTCACCCAGAAGATCGCCACGTCTCTGGATGTTCAGGATGTATTCGCCGATAACCGCAGTGTGAGCGATCTGACATCGTCCAATCCCAAGGCTTACAAAGAATATATTCTCGGGATGGAAAAGTTCAATCTCTTCATGCAGGAAGAGGCGGTCGAGCATTTCGAAAAGGCTATCGAACTCGATTCCACTTTCGCATTGCCGTACATGCGCATCGGTATGGGGTGGGCGCTTCAGGGGCGCACGCAGCAGGGATTGCCCTATCTGATGAAAGCCAAGCAGTATGAAGCGAAACTGCCGACCAAGGATCGCAATCTGCTGGATGCGTATTACGACCTTTGGGTCGAAGGTGACTACGAACAGGGCATGATCAAGATTAAGACTTTTGTGGATAACTATCCCGACGATAAGGAAGCTCGTTCGTTTTATGCGATTCTTCTTAGCGTTATGACCAAGGACGATGAGGCCGCTCTGGCTCAACTGGATACGGTGTTGATGATCGATCCCAGGTATCCGGTAGCATTCACCTGGTATGCTCAGATCTACTCCCGGCAGGAAAAGTATGAAGAGGCGCTGAAATACATTTTACTGAAGAAGAAATACTTTCCTGAATCCGTGGAGCCGATGTCGTCCGCTTCTCGTCTTTACCGGATGATGGGGCGGTATGAAGAATCGCTGAAGGAGAGTCGCGAATTACTTGCAAAACATCCGGATGAGTATTCTGCCTTGAGCAATATGATCTCGGTGTTCCTGATCGAAAAACAACTCGACAGTGCTGCTTATTACAACGATATGCTCTATGAAATACACGGAAGTGATCCATACACGGCTGTTGGATATTACCGTATCGCAGCCAATCTCGAGTATTGGAAAGGGCATTTCATAAAAGGTCTGGATACGCTCAAGCGCGGTCTCGATATTATTCTTTCTAGCGGGGACTCATCTCAAATAGCATCCTGGTATCAGACGTTGGCCACCAATTACGAAGACCTCGAAATGCCGGATAGCGCTTTCAAGTATTTGATGGAAGGTTATCCCTGGGCTGACCGTTTCTCCGGGATCGATTATCCCATTGTGCTGGTTCGGTTGAGTACGGCCAATGATTCCATTGCCGCTCCTATGCTGGAGAAGCAGATAAATCAATTCAAGGTACGTGTTCCACAGGAGTTGTGGCCCCTGGCTGATCTTGTAGAAATGGGCTACCGGGCGGTCAAAAACCAGGACTGGGACAGCGTGGTTGTGATGATGAGAAAAATGGATGAGGAGTTTAACAACGCCGGTACCGGCACCTATATACGCGAGGGACAACTCCTGGTTATTCTGAATCGTTTCGAAGAAGCGACTGTACCGCTCATATCGGTAACCGAGACCTCGGAAGCTACGAGCAGCGGATTATATTGGGTCAAAGCTCGTTATTGGCTGGGACGTGCTTATGAGGGATTGGGGCAGAATGATGAGGCCGTTGCCGCCTATCGTGATGTAATTAAATACTGGGACAAGGCTGATATCCAACTTGAAGAATTAAAAGACAGCCGCCAACGTCTAAAGAAGCTGGCGGCCAGTTGA
- a CDS encoding SpoIIE family protein phosphatase, translated as MLKLAGTDGKRYYSWSLDPGSYILGRKPECDFSVTDKTVSRNHARIEVDSASGTCKVVDLGSHNGTTVNGNRITEATLKAGDQIMFGSTEFRMAEGDDAETRPDHRTAVVLTENDPGKSVYLSINEALKPLPSKITERPDLIPALFDMAKMLVLPEPKEIMLQRSLEMIARLIQAERLAVLFVSEDQEEIYPMAVLKPGGRDPGAFNLSRTIVNEIMANKNAILICDAREDPRFAEQKSIIMSELRSAMAVPLFDQDRVHGILYVDTTNPMHQYNDDHLRVLATFGNLIASRLLNYELLSEREEKQVIEAEMKRAASIQKKLLSQPAPSVEGYRIRAFQEPSRSVGGDLYDVTILPDGRLFFVVADVSGKGMGAAMLMSNILASLRILYNEEKFELCPVVERVSAQLLASSEQEDFATLFCGAIDPATGETRYVNCGHNAPLLVRADGSFEHLAPSGIMIGAFPGMTWSEASTVLGDGDLIFMFSDGVTEAEGDEGMYGEERTEKLIIEHRAESPDDIAGRLVRALESFRGDNPQSDDITLLIIKKAGQ; from the coding sequence ATGCTTAAACTCGCAGGCACGGACGGCAAGCGCTATTATAGCTGGTCTCTCGATCCCGGTTCGTACATTCTGGGGCGCAAGCCGGAATGCGACTTCAGTGTCACCGACAAAACCGTATCCCGCAATCACGCCCGTATCGAGGTAGACTCAGCCAGCGGAACCTGTAAGGTTGTCGATTTAGGCAGCCATAACGGCACAACCGTTAACGGGAATCGCATCACCGAGGCTACCTTGAAAGCCGGCGACCAGATCATGTTCGGCAGTACGGAGTTTCGCATGGCCGAGGGAGATGATGCCGAAACTCGCCCGGATCATCGGACGGCGGTAGTGCTTACCGAAAACGATCCAGGCAAGTCGGTTTACCTTTCCATTAACGAGGCTCTCAAACCGTTACCGAGTAAAATTACGGAGCGACCCGATTTGATTCCGGCTCTGTTCGATATGGCCAAGATGCTGGTCTTGCCGGAACCGAAGGAAATCATGCTGCAGCGGTCGCTGGAGATGATAGCGCGGCTGATTCAGGCCGAACGTCTGGCGGTGTTGTTCGTATCGGAAGACCAGGAAGAGATATATCCGATGGCCGTGCTCAAGCCGGGGGGACGCGATCCCGGGGCGTTCAACCTGTCGCGGACTATCGTCAACGAAATCATGGCTAATAAAAACGCCATTCTCATTTGCGATGCCAGGGAAGATCCTCGCTTTGCCGAACAGAAATCGATCATCATGTCCGAGCTGCGCTCGGCGATGGCCGTTCCGTTGTTCGATCAGGATCGAGTGCACGGTATCCTGTACGTCGATACGACCAATCCGATGCATCAATACAACGACGATCATCTGCGGGTACTGGCGACTTTCGGCAATCTGATTGCCTCTCGTCTGCTCAACTATGAACTGCTCTCCGAGCGGGAAGAAAAACAGGTGATCGAGGCTGAAATGAAACGAGCGGCCTCGATCCAGAAAAAACTCCTGAGTCAACCGGCGCCATCGGTGGAAGGTTATCGGATTCGTGCTTTCCAGGAACCTTCCCGTTCGGTCGGGGGTGATCTGTACGACGTGACTATTCTTCCCGACGGACGGTTGTTCTTTGTCGTGGCCGATGTCTCCGGCAAGGGGATGGGGGCGGCCATGTTGATGTCGAATATACTTGCCTCATTGCGCATCCTCTACAACGAGGAGAAATTCGAGCTCTGCCCGGTCGTGGAGCGAGTTTCAGCGCAGTTGCTGGCTTCGAGTGAACAGGAGGATTTCGCTACGCTGTTCTGCGGGGCCATCGATCCGGCAACGGGTGAAACCAGATACGTCAACTGCGGGCATAACGCACCGCTGTTGGTGCGAGCCGATGGATCATTCGAACATCTGGCCCCCTCCGGCATCATGATCGGGGCTTTCCCCGGAATGACGTGGAGCGAAGCCAGTACGGTGCTCGGTGACGGGGATTTGATCTTCATGTTCAGCGACGGAGTTACCGAGGCCGAAGGAGACGAGGGAATGTACGGTGAAGAGCGCACGGAGAAATTGATCATAGAGCACCGGGCCGAGTCCCCCGACGATATCGCCGGTCGGCTGGTACGGGCCCTGGAGAGTTTTCGCGGGGATAATCCGCAATCGGACGATATCACGCTCTTGATAATTAAGAAAGCGGGTCAATGA